One window from the genome of Malus domestica chromosome 01, GDT2T_hap1 encodes:
- the LOC103444340 gene encoding caffeic acid 3-O-methyltransferase-like isoform X1 translates to MGSTPETQMTPTQVSDEEANLFAMQLATGSILHMVLKAAIELDLLEIMAKAGPGAFVSPADLSSQLPTKNPDSPVMLDRMLRLLASYSILTYSLRTLPDGKVERLYGLGPVCKFLTKNEDGASIGSLCLLIQDKVLMESWYHLKDAVLEGGIPFNKAYGMTAFEYHGTEPRFNKVFNKGMADNSTITMKKLLENYNGFEGLTSIVDVGGGTGAVLNMIVSKYPSIKGINFDLPHVIEDAPQYPGVEHVGGDMFVSVPKGDAIFMKWICHDWTDEHCLKFLKNCYAALPDNGKVIVAEYILPVAPDGSLATKEVVHSDAIMLAHNPGGKERTEKEFEALAKGSGFQGFRVVCSAFNTYAIEFLKKN, encoded by the exons ATGGGTTCGACCCCAGAGACTCAGATGACTCCAACCCAAGTCTCCGACGAAGAAGCCAACCTCTTCGCCATGCAGCTAGCCACCGGCTCCATCCTCCACATGGTGCTCAAGGCAGCCATCGAGCTCGACCTCCTCGAGATCATGGCAAAAGCCGGGCCTGGCGCTTTTGTTTCTCCGGCTGACTTATCTTCGCAGCTGCCGACCAAGAACCCTGACTCCCCCGTCATGCTGGACCGCATGCTGCGCCTCCTGGCCAGCTACTCCATCCTCACTTACTCCCTCCGCACACTTCCCGACGGCAAAGTCGAGCGGCTGTACGGCCTCGGCCCCGTCTGCAAGTTCTTGACAAAGAACGAGGATGGTGCTTCCATTGGTTCTCTCTGCCTCCTGATTCAGGACAAGGTCCTTATGGAGAGCTG GTACCACTTGAAAGATGCAGTCCTTGAAGGAGGTATCCCATTCAACAAGGCCTATGGAATGACTGCTTTTGAGTACCATGGCACTGAACCCAGATTCAACAAGGTATTCAACAAGGGAATGGCTGACAACTCTACCATTACCATGAAGAAACTTCTTGAGAACTACAATGGCTTTGAGGGCCTCACATCCATCGTTGATGTTGGTGGTGGCACCGGCGCTGTCCTTAACATGATCGTCTCTAAATACCCTTCGATTAAGGGCATTAACTTCGACTTGCCTCATGTCATCGAAGATGCTCCCCAATATCCTG GTGTGGAGCATGTTGGAGGAGACATGTTTGTAAGTGTTCCAAAGGGAGATGCAATTTTCATGAAG TGGATATGCCACGACTGGACCGACGAGCATTGCTTGAAATTTTTGAAGAACTGCTATGCTGCGCTCCCAGACAATGGGAAGGTAATTGTTGCTGAGTACATTCTTCCGGTAGCTCCGGACGGTAGCCTTGCCACCAAGGAAGTTGTCCATAGCGACGCGATCATGTTAGCTCACAACCCCGGCGGAAAAGAGAGGACGGAGAAGGAGTTCGAGGCCTTGGCTAAGGGATCTGGATTCCAAGGCTTTCGAGTCGTGTGCTCTGCTTTCAACACCTATGCCATTGAATTTCTTAAGAAGAATTGA
- the LOC103444340 gene encoding caffeic acid 3-O-methyltransferase-like, producing MGSTPETQMTPTQVSDEEANLFAMQLATGSILHMVLKAAIELDLLEIMAKAGPGAFVSPADLSSQLPTKNPDSPVMLDRMLRLLASYSILTYSLRTLPDGKVERLYGLGPVCKFLTKNEDGASIGSLCLLIQDKVLMESWYHLKDAVLEGGIPFNKAYGMTAFEYHGTEPRFNKVFNKGMADNSTITMKKLLENYNGFEGLTSIVDVGGGTGAVLNMIVSKYPSIKGINFDLPHVIEDAPQYPGVEHVGGDMFVSVPKGDAIFMKWICHDWSDEHCLKFLKNCYSALPDNGKVIVAECILPVAPDSSLATKGVVHIDAIMLAHNPGGKERTEKEFEALAKGSGFQGFRVVCSAFNTYAIEFLKKN from the exons ATGGGTTCGACCCCAGAGACTCAGATGACTCCAACCCAAGTCTCCGACGAAGAAGCCAACCTCTTCGCCATGCAGCTAGCCACCGGCTCCATCCTCCACATGGTGCTCAAGGCAGCCATCGAGCTCGACCTCCTCGAGATCATGGCAAAAGCCGGGCCTGGCGCTTTTGTTTCTCCGGCTGACTTATCTTCGCAGCTGCCGACCAAGAACCCTGACTCCCCCGTCATGCTGGACCGCATGCTGCGCCTCCTGGCCAGCTACTCCATCCTCACTTACTCCCTCCGCACACTTCCCGACGGCAAAGTCGAGCGGCTGTACGGCCTCGGCCCCGTCTGCAAGTTCTTGACAAAGAACGAGGATGGTGCTTCCATTGGTTCTCTCTGCCTCCTGATTCAGGACAAGGTCCTTATGGAGAGCTG GTACCACTTGAAAGATGCAGTCCTTGAAGGAGGTATCCCATTCAACAAGGCCTATGGAATGACTGCTTTTGAGTACCATGGCACTGAACCCAGATTCAACAAGGTATTCAACAAGGGAATGGCTGACAACTCTACCATTACCATGAAGAAACTTCTTGAGAACTACAATGGCTTTGAGGGCCTCACATCCATCGTTGATGTTGGTGGTGGCACCGGCGCTGTCCTTAACATGATCGTCTCTAAATACCCTTCGATTAAGGGCATTAACTTCGACTTGCCTCATGTCATCGAAGATGCTCCCCAATATCCTG GTGTGGAGCATGTTGGAGGAGACATGTTTGTAAGTGTTCCAAAGGGAGATGCAATTTTCATGAAG TGGATATGCCACGACTGGAGTGACGAGCATTGCTTGAAATTTTTGAAGAACTGCTATTCTGCGCTCCCAGACAATGGGAAGGTAATTGTTGCTGAGTGCATTCTTCCGGTAGCTCCGGACAGTAGCCTTGCCACCAAGGGAGTTGTCCATATCGACGCGATCATGTTAGCTCACAACCCCGGCGGAAAAGAGAGGACGGAGAAGGAGTTCGAGGCCTTGGCTAAGGGATCTGGATTCCAAGGCTTTCGAGTCGTGTGCTCTGCTTTCAACACCTATGCCATTGAATTTCTTAAGAAGAATTGA